In Streptomyces sp. NBC_00878, a single window of DNA contains:
- a CDS encoding L-dopachrome tautomerase-related protein, with product MSITRRTFGALAAVTLAAGSVTLATPAAARTEPLQLVAQSEGMVWNAVAADHGRIFVAGPRWSGSTGPALGLVTADGGVAPYPDAAWNAWRPGTAADTAFVNVNSINLDGHGGLWVVDTGAPSFGGDPLPGGAKLVRVDVAGNRVTRVYPFSSDVALPRSYVDDVRFNGHTAYLTDAGRPGLIVLDLRAGAARRVLDGHPSTTAPTDRPIVVDGTVVRGTDGNTLKVNADPLELSPDRRWLYYGPLSGPWSRVPTQALDDPGLSPAQLAAQVRPWADLPPTGGTAMDHKGNLYFSDLAHNSIARRSPDGRIAQVVQDPRLHWTDALFLDAHNTLWLPVPQLDRAAPFNGGISRIHFPVQLFRLTLER from the coding sequence ATGTCGATCACCAGGCGCACATTCGGTGCGTTAGCCGCCGTCACGCTCGCTGCCGGATCCGTCACACTGGCCACCCCGGCCGCCGCCAGGACCGAGCCGCTTCAGCTGGTCGCGCAGAGCGAGGGCATGGTCTGGAACGCTGTGGCCGCCGACCACGGCCGGATCTTCGTGGCCGGCCCGCGCTGGTCAGGGTCGACGGGGCCGGCGCTGGGCCTGGTAACCGCGGACGGCGGGGTCGCGCCTTACCCGGACGCCGCCTGGAACGCCTGGCGTCCGGGAACTGCGGCGGACACCGCGTTCGTCAACGTCAACTCGATCAATCTGGACGGTCACGGCGGCCTGTGGGTGGTCGACACCGGCGCGCCCAGCTTCGGCGGCGACCCGCTGCCCGGCGGCGCCAAGCTGGTGCGCGTGGACGTGGCCGGCAACCGCGTCACGAGGGTGTACCCCTTCAGCAGCGACGTGGCCCTGCCGCGCAGCTACGTCGACGATGTCCGGTTCAACGGCCACACCGCCTATCTGACCGATGCCGGGCGCCCCGGGCTGATCGTGCTGGACCTTCGCGCCGGCGCCGCCCGGCGGGTGCTCGACGGCCACCCGTCCACCACAGCCCCCACGGACCGGCCGATCGTGGTCGACGGCACCGTGGTGCGCGGCACCGACGGCAACACGCTGAAGGTCAACGCCGACCCGCTCGAACTGTCGCCGGACCGGCGGTGGCTGTACTACGGCCCGCTGTCAGGGCCTTGGTCACGCGTGCCCACTCAGGCGCTGGACGACCCCGGACTGAGCCCGGCCCAACTGGCCGCCCAGGTGCGGCCATGGGCGGACCTGCCGCCGACCGGCGGCACCGCCATGGACCACAAGGGCAACCTCTATTTCTCCGACCTGGCTCACAACTCGATCGCACGCAGGAGCCCGGACGGCCGGATCGCCCAGGTAGTCCAGGACCCGCGCCTGCACTGGACGGACGCGCTGTTCCTGGACGCCCACAACACCCTGTGGCTGCCAGTGCCCCAATTGGACCGGGCGGCTCCCTTCAACGGTGGGATCTCTCGGATCCACTTTCCAGTGCAGCTGTTCCGACTGACGCTGGAACGCTGA
- a CDS encoding YbhB/YbcL family Raf kinase inhibitor-like protein, producing the protein MRKIKHQKWVLAALGLGLTAAVACAPAATGATSAPTSAKQSVATHANPGGRLDPYAFLPKVPSFTLTSTTVKNGRPLPTDQRSGIFGAPGGKDISPQLSWRGFPAKTKSFVVSMYDPEAPTGSGFWHWAVANIPATTKSLPLNAGALNSRKLPAGAIQLNGDAGTARYIGGAPPADSTHHYYITVTALDVPSVDVTATTSGALLGFTIGSHTIGRATLIAPTRG; encoded by the coding sequence GTGAGGAAAATCAAGCATCAGAAGTGGGTCCTGGCTGCGCTCGGCCTGGGGCTGACCGCGGCGGTCGCTTGTGCTCCCGCAGCGACCGGTGCCACTTCCGCGCCGACATCCGCCAAGCAGAGCGTCGCCACCCACGCCAACCCGGGCGGTCGCCTGGACCCTTACGCCTTCCTGCCGAAGGTGCCCTCGTTCACCCTGACCAGCACCACGGTCAAGAACGGTCGGCCGCTGCCCACCGACCAGCGGTCCGGAATCTTCGGGGCACCGGGCGGAAAGGACATCTCCCCGCAGTTGTCCTGGCGCGGCTTCCCCGCCAAGACCAAGAGCTTCGTGGTGTCGATGTATGACCCCGAGGCTCCGACCGGTAGCGGTTTCTGGCACTGGGCGGTGGCCAACATCCCCGCCACCACCAAGTCCCTGCCGCTCAACGCCGGAGCCCTCAACAGCCGCAAGTTGCCCGCCGGGGCCATCCAGCTCAACGGTGACGCGGGTACGGCCCGCTACATCGGCGGCGCGCCCCCGGCCGACTCGACCCACCACTACTACATCACGGTCACCGCGCTGGACGTGCCGAGCGTCGACGTTACGGCGACCACCAGTGGTGCTCTGCTCGGTTTCACCATCGGCAGCCACACGATTGGGCGAGCCACGCTGATCGCCCCTACCCGCGGCTGA
- a CDS encoding ATP-binding protein, with protein sequence MKDLELADYRDLVQSLKYCVLIHDAATYEILWANHAACALLGWTVDELKPLKAPDMSKNAQQYSRELGHRWLHGAVEHGVSATEWCYRSKRGEEVLTEAIAIRVDLPSRQVIMVQFRDIEEEKAVRRDLFRTEGRLRAFLASLAEGIVVLDDDGRVIFASESATKQLGPHLHGADFTEYCRDGAVPAEAGRYRFAEPGHAPRWYAVTRQYIDIESDLRGHLLLFYDITDRVLEEEEHRRDTQRLNHLARYNAMGDMAMAIAHEVSQPIAAAYNFVEGTRGRLLAQHPGTDADTDSVVWGLDNAKRQIERASRILDSLRQYVGRLEHADQLTDLAAIVEDCRYFIELRAQADSVRLDFDLTTEPLPVRCENVLIGQVVMNLAFNGIEEMANWPPERRSVELATRLSQDGAWAELVVRDHGQGLGGIPGDRIFDGVFTGKVNGSGIGLALSHRIITRHGGRISAAEGEPAGAVFSFALPVARPQ encoded by the coding sequence ATGAAAGATCTTGAACTGGCCGACTACCGGGATCTCGTCCAGTCCCTGAAGTACTGCGTGCTGATCCACGACGCCGCCACGTACGAGATCCTGTGGGCCAACCACGCGGCCTGCGCACTGCTCGGCTGGACCGTCGACGAGTTGAAACCGCTCAAGGCGCCCGACATGAGCAAGAACGCCCAGCAGTACAGCCGTGAGCTGGGACATCGCTGGTTGCACGGGGCCGTCGAGCACGGAGTCAGCGCCACCGAGTGGTGCTACCGCTCCAAGCGCGGCGAAGAGGTCCTCACCGAGGCCATCGCCATCCGGGTCGACCTCCCGTCCCGGCAGGTCATCATGGTCCAGTTCCGGGACATCGAGGAGGAGAAGGCCGTCCGGCGTGACCTCTTCCGCACCGAGGGAAGGCTTCGGGCCTTCCTGGCGAGCCTCGCCGAGGGCATCGTCGTGCTGGACGACGACGGGCGGGTCATCTTCGCCAGCGAGTCGGCCACCAAGCAGCTCGGTCCCCACCTGCACGGGGCCGACTTCACGGAGTACTGCCGTGACGGGGCCGTACCGGCCGAGGCAGGCCGCTATCGCTTCGCCGAACCGGGCCATGCGCCCCGCTGGTACGCGGTCACCCGTCAGTACATCGACATCGAGAGTGACCTCCGAGGCCATCTGCTGCTCTTCTACGACATCACCGACCGGGTGCTGGAAGAGGAGGAGCACCGCCGGGACACCCAGCGCCTGAACCATCTGGCCCGGTACAACGCCATGGGTGACATGGCAATGGCCATCGCGCACGAGGTCAGCCAGCCGATCGCCGCCGCCTACAACTTCGTGGAAGGCACACGTGGACGGCTTCTCGCGCAGCACCCCGGGACCGATGCCGACACCGATTCCGTCGTCTGGGGACTGGACAACGCCAAAAGACAGATCGAACGGGCGAGCAGGATCCTCGACAGCCTGCGGCAGTACGTCGGCAGACTGGAACATGCCGACCAGCTGACCGATCTGGCGGCGATCGTCGAGGACTGCCGGTACTTCATCGAGCTGCGCGCCCAAGCTGACTCCGTTCGTCTCGACTTCGATCTGACCACCGAGCCCCTGCCGGTGCGCTGCGAGAACGTCCTCATCGGTCAGGTCGTCATGAATCTCGCCTTCAACGGCATCGAGGAGATGGCCAACTGGCCGCCCGAGCGGCGCAGCGTGGAGCTGGCCACCCGGCTGTCCCAGGACGGGGCGTGGGCCGAACTCGTCGTACGGGATCACGGGCAAGGCCTCGGGGGAATCCCAGGGGACCGGATCTTCGACGGGGTGTTCACCGGCAAGGTGAACGGCAGCGGGATCGGTCTGGCGCTCAGCCACCGGATCATCACCCGGCACGGCGGGCGTATCTCCGCCGCGGAGGGAGAACCCGCCGGAGCCGTGTTCTCCTTCGCACTTCCGGTGGCCCGGCCGCAATAA